In Rhodohalobacter barkolensis, the following proteins share a genomic window:
- a CDS encoding DUF423 domain-containing protein: MKSKSLLISGSLFLTLAVAFGAFGAHIVQDMLTPERFEVYKTGVEYHFYHAIGLLLIGVASFHLEKSVWLTWSSRLIITGILIFSGSLYILTLTDTGWLGAITPLGGVAFILGWIFFAVSASTGLKNNPNL, from the coding sequence ATGAAATCTAAATCCCTCCTCATTTCCGGCTCACTATTTTTGACCCTTGCTGTAGCATTCGGTGCCTTTGGCGCACACATCGTTCAGGACATGCTCACTCCGGAGCGGTTTGAAGTGTATAAAACCGGTGTTGAATACCATTTCTATCACGCCATTGGGTTGCTGCTGATCGGTGTCGCATCGTTTCATCTTGAGAAATCTGTTTGGCTAACATGGAGTAGCCGGTTGATCATTACAGGAATCCTCATTTTCTCCGGCAGTCTCTACATCCTCACACTCACCGATACAGGCTGGCTTGGCGCAATTACTCCTCTTGGTGGTGTGGCATTCATTTTGGGATGGATCTTTTTTGCCGTGAGTGCTTCCACAGGATTAAAAAACAACCCTAACCTTTAA
- the tnpA gene encoding IS200/IS605 family transposase, whose amino-acid sequence MANTYTKIHIHLIFAVQNRQSLIHKKWHSDLFKYISGIVTNHEHKVLQINGVIDHVHILIGLRPTQSLSKLVKYVKQDSSKWINQNGYVNGRFSWQKGYAAFSHSASQVPQVIRYIQNQEVHHKRKSFREEYLDFLDKYEVDFDERYIFKPVS is encoded by the coding sequence ATGGCCAACACCTACACAAAAATCCACATTCATCTAATCTTTGCAGTTCAAAACAGACAAAGTCTGATTCATAAAAAATGGCACTCCGATTTGTTTAAATACATCTCGGGAATCGTAACCAACCATGAACATAAAGTTCTTCAGATTAATGGTGTGATTGACCATGTTCACATTCTGATTGGACTACGCCCAACACAAAGTCTGTCTAAATTGGTGAAATATGTTAAACAGGATTCCTCCAAATGGATTAATCAAAATGGATATGTCAACGGCCGGTTTTCCTGGCAAAAGGGTTATGCTGCTTTTTCACATTCCGCCTCTCAGGTCCCACAGGTGATTCGATATATCCAAAATCAGGAGGTGCATCACAAAAGGAAAAGTTTTCGTGAGGAGTATCTTGATTTCCTAGACAAATATGAGGTCGATTTTGATGAGCGGTATATATTTAAACCGGTATCGTAG
- the pckA gene encoding phosphoenolpyruvate carboxykinase (ATP) has product MSKKLFNLKKHEIDVETIIRNPAPGKFYEDAIKYDPGSVITDNGALVVRSGKRTGRSPADKRVVKTEGMNEDIWWGDINIPLDEHTYKINHRRAVDYLNTRERLYVIDGFAGWDPKYRLKVRIIAERPYHGLFMQNMLIRPTQEELAEFGEPDFVVYNAGKFPANTFTEGMTSDASVDVNFETNSMVILGSEYAGEMKKGIFTVMHYLMPKKDVLSMHCSANEGEDDDVALFFGLSGTGKTTLSADSSRKLIGDDEHCWSDDGVFNIEGGCYAKTINLTEENEPEIYNAIKFGTVLENVVYDPVTRKVDYTDVSITQNTRASYPIEYISNAKIPCEAGHPENIIFLTYDAFGVLPPVSKLSPEQAMYHFISGYTAKVAGTEVGVTEPQATFSACFGAAFLVWPPARYAEMLAEKMKKHGAKAWLVNTGLTGGAYGTGKRIDLKSTRAIINAILSGKLETAETVQDDVFGVQIPKTCPNVAPEILIPKNTWDDPDAYDVQAKKLGSLFNKNFEKYKADSSMEIIKAGPNV; this is encoded by the coding sequence ATGAGTAAAAAATTATTCAACCTGAAAAAACACGAAATTGATGTAGAGACAATCATCAGAAATCCGGCTCCCGGAAAATTTTATGAAGACGCAATCAAGTATGACCCCGGTTCAGTTATTACTGACAACGGAGCACTGGTTGTTCGATCGGGGAAACGGACCGGTAGAAGTCCTGCCGACAAAAGAGTTGTAAAAACTGAAGGAATGAACGAAGACATTTGGTGGGGAGACATCAACATACCGCTGGATGAACACACCTATAAAATTAACCACCGAAGAGCAGTTGATTACCTGAACACCCGCGAACGACTCTATGTAATTGATGGCTTTGCCGGCTGGGATCCCAAGTACCGCCTGAAGGTTAGAATTATTGCAGAGCGCCCTTACCACGGACTGTTTATGCAAAATATGCTAATCCGACCAACACAGGAAGAACTTGCTGAATTTGGCGAACCGGATTTTGTGGTTTACAATGCCGGTAAATTTCCGGCTAACACCTTTACCGAGGGAATGACTTCAGATGCCAGTGTGGATGTTAACTTCGAAACAAACTCTATGGTCATTCTGGGCAGTGAATATGCCGGTGAGATGAAAAAAGGCATCTTTACCGTAATGCACTACCTGATGCCAAAAAAAGATGTTCTATCCATGCACTGCTCTGCTAACGAAGGAGAAGACGATGATGTAGCTCTTTTCTTCGGACTTTCCGGAACGGGGAAAACCACACTTTCTGCCGATAGCAGCCGTAAATTGATTGGGGACGATGAGCACTGCTGGAGTGATGATGGCGTGTTTAATATTGAGGGTGGTTGCTACGCGAAAACCATCAATCTGACTGAAGAGAACGAACCGGAAATTTATAACGCCATCAAATTCGGTACTGTACTGGAAAATGTCGTATATGATCCGGTTACCCGAAAAGTGGATTACACGGACGTAAGTATTACTCAAAATACACGGGCCAGCTACCCAATTGAGTATATCTCCAATGCAAAAATTCCATGCGAAGCAGGTCATCCGGAGAATATCATATTCCTGACTTATGACGCATTTGGCGTACTGCCTCCGGTGAGTAAACTATCGCCCGAGCAGGCAATGTATCACTTCATTAGTGGATATACTGCGAAAGTTGCCGGAACCGAAGTTGGTGTTACAGAACCTCAAGCTACATTTTCGGCCTGTTTTGGAGCCGCATTTCTTGTCTGGCCACCGGCTCGATACGCAGAAATGCTTGCTGAAAAAATGAAGAAGCATGGCGCAAAAGCGTGGCTCGTAAATACCGGGTTGACCGGAGGAGCCTATGGAACCGGAAAACGGATTGACCTGAAAAGCACCCGTGCTATCATTAATGCAATCCTATCCGGAAAATTGGAAACTGCAGAAACCGTTCAGGATGATGTATTTGGAGTTCAAATTCCAAAAACTTGCCCGAACGTAGCACCTGAGATCCTCATTCCAAAAAATACCTGGGATGATCCTGATGCTTACGATGTGCAGGCTAAAAAACTTGGTTCTCTTTTCAATAAGAACTTTGAAAAGTATAAGGCAGACAGCAGCATGGAGATCATCAAAGCCGGACCAAATGTTTAA
- a CDS encoding DUF3347 domain-containing protein gives MKSILTLFALPLLIISGCSPSEQEQAQQDQRRQQLQNQLIESTPEFDEQLSVVLDRYFDLKNALVETDPESAKIKANSLISETETVEPEGISQESLALWLSYKEIIENGSEELIREDDVDDQRYHFEFISEAMIEMIKTFRPVGYTIYHQSCPMVRGGSADWLSREEQIANPYHGDRMMRCGEIIERI, from the coding sequence ATGAAATCCATTCTCACTTTATTTGCTTTGCCGTTGCTCATTATTTCAGGATGTAGTCCGTCTGAACAAGAACAGGCTCAGCAAGATCAGAGGCGGCAACAGTTACAGAATCAGCTCATTGAATCTACCCCGGAATTTGATGAACAGTTAAGTGTTGTACTCGACCGATATTTTGACCTGAAAAATGCTCTTGTTGAAACTGACCCAGAGAGCGCCAAAATTAAAGCCAACTCTCTGATTAGTGAAACAGAAACGGTTGAACCGGAGGGAATCAGTCAAGAGAGTCTTGCCCTTTGGCTTTCATACAAAGAAATCATTGAGAATGGATCTGAAGAACTCATCAGGGAAGATGACGTGGATGACCAGCGATACCATTTTGAGTTTATTTCAGAAGCGATGATCGAAATGATTAAAACGTTTCGCCCGGTAGGTTATACGATCTACCATCAAAGCTGCCCGATGGTACGCGGCGGATCGGCCGACTGGCTGAGTCGTGAAGAACAGATCGCCAATCCCTATCACGGCGACCGTATGATGAGATGCGGGGAGATCATCGAGAGGATTTAG
- a CDS encoding restriction endonuclease, whose product MAPVQVTKYSGETEEYDESKLRRSLRSAGAEQSIIDDIAKSVRDELHEGISTQKIYKEAFRQLRAKSQKIAGRYKLKEALFELGPTGFPFEKFVSELLNRHGYETQTGVIVKGDCVNHEVDVIAHKDEEYLLVECKFHNRKENRCNVKVPLYIQSRFLDVKKNWTSQPGHKNKTHKGWVVTNTRFTSDAEIYGKCIGLKLLSWDYPKDEGIKDLIGRMNLHPVTCLSSLNKQEKSQLLDKNIIFCKQIFDDKGVLKKADINPRKINTIYKEAVEICNHNH is encoded by the coding sequence ATGGCCCCGGTTCAAGTCACCAAATACTCCGGCGAAACTGAAGAGTACGACGAGTCAAAGCTAAGACGATCCCTCAGAAGTGCCGGAGCTGAGCAATCCATTATTGATGATATTGCAAAAAGTGTCAGGGATGAGCTTCATGAGGGAATCTCCACTCAAAAAATCTACAAAGAGGCTTTTCGACAGCTTAGAGCCAAATCCCAAAAGATTGCCGGCAGATACAAACTAAAGGAAGCTCTATTTGAATTAGGCCCCACAGGCTTCCCGTTTGAAAAATTTGTGAGCGAACTGCTCAATAGGCACGGTTATGAAACTCAAACCGGCGTTATTGTTAAGGGGGATTGCGTGAATCACGAGGTGGACGTCATTGCTCATAAAGATGAAGAGTATCTTTTGGTAGAGTGTAAATTCCACAACCGTAAAGAGAATCGTTGCAACGTAAAAGTACCTCTCTATATCCAGTCCCGCTTCCTGGATGTAAAGAAAAACTGGACCTCCCAACCGGGACACAAAAATAAAACGCATAAGGGTTGGGTCGTGACCAATACCCGCTTTACAAGTGATGCTGAAATTTATGGTAAGTGTATCGGGCTGAAACTGCTGAGTTGGGATTATCCGAAAGACGAAGGGATTAAAGATCTGATCGGGCGTATGAATCTCCATCCTGTTACCTGCCTTTCCAGTTTAAATAAACAAGAAAAGAGCCAGTTGCTGGATAAAAACATCATTTTTTGCAAACAGATATTTGATGATAAAGGAGTACTAAAAAAAGCAGACATAAATCCGAGAAAAATAAATACGATTTATAAAGAAGCTGTCGAAATATGTAACCATAATCACTGA
- a CDS encoding universal stress protein: MTDSEETSIKMTEILVALDHSSHSRAALESAAFIAELMEAKIHGLFVHDNQWLRISKLSSLSEIDELTGRISPIGREAVEREIQKLERSIRKHFEIISRQHQLPHRWSTEKGEVADKVLEAAENCDIITIGSKGRSYSRTKKLGSTAATIIRSANKPILILQKRHNLNYPPIAIFDGSKKSISGLKIAEQIARRNETHLTVIDLSKAFPSTEKSGQALAGLKNDTKILQLNQPNMGRFLFMINKLQGGLLILPKNERYTRINTIEHILDSADCPVLLIN, encoded by the coding sequence ATGACTGATTCAGAAGAGACTTCCATAAAGATGACGGAAATACTGGTGGCTCTCGACCATTCGAGCCACAGTCGTGCCGCACTTGAATCAGCCGCATTTATCGCAGAACTAATGGAAGCAAAAATTCACGGGCTCTTTGTTCACGATAACCAATGGCTGCGGATCAGCAAATTATCATCCCTTTCCGAAATCGATGAACTTACAGGGAGAATCTCACCTATCGGCAGGGAAGCCGTAGAGAGGGAGATACAAAAGCTTGAAAGATCCATTAGAAAACATTTTGAGATTATTTCCAGGCAGCATCAGCTGCCCCACCGGTGGAGCACCGAGAAGGGAGAAGTTGCTGACAAAGTATTAGAAGCAGCTGAAAATTGCGACATTATTACGATTGGCAGTAAAGGCAGATCTTACTCAAGAACAAAGAAGCTGGGCAGTACAGCGGCAACTATTATCCGATCTGCGAACAAACCGATTCTGATACTGCAAAAACGACACAATCTCAATTACCCGCCCATTGCAATCTTTGACGGTTCAAAAAAAAGTATTTCAGGTTTGAAAATTGCAGAACAGATTGCCAGAAGAAACGAAACTCATCTGACAGTCATCGATCTTTCCAAAGCCTTTCCATCAACCGAAAAAAGTGGACAGGCTTTGGCAGGTTTGAAAAATGACACAAAGATTCTGCAGTTGAATCAGCCAAATATGGGAAGATTTCTTTTTATGATAAATAAACTTCAGGGCGGTTTATTGATACTGCCAAAGAATGAGCGGTATACCAGAATAAATACCATTGAACATATCCTGGATAGTGCGGATTGTCCGGTATTACTTATCAACTAA
- a CDS encoding alpha/beta hydrolase, producing MIKRYFSTTGLLIGTLFFALSLSPTLIPRPDTVQGIISGLALASGYGVGVFSIWILKYFELPQPKEKSQRILQIAAGSFFLLITVISLWRTTIWQNSLRQLMGMEADAFVQPVVVGLIAIVVFLAVLLIGRLFLITKRFLANKMENYVPPRVSFVFGLIITFILFWLIINGVLFSQLVRMADSTYQQVDALVEPDHEKPINPMKTGSAESILSWDEMGRQGRRFLTEGPSASDIQNFTDSTTMDPIRVYVGMHASEDFNERADMALQEMIRQGAFDRSILILITPSGTGWVDPGAIETVEYLHKGNIASVAAQYSYLPSPLSLIAEEDYGSEMARALFQKVYGYWSSLPESSRPELYLHGLSLGALNSDHSFDLYDIISDPFHGVLWVGPPFRKTTWRTITENRNEGSPAWLPEFRDGSVVRFANQNGGLESGDAEWASFRIAYLQYASDPITFFDTSIFTHEPDWMKSPRGPDVSLYLRWYPIVTGLQVAADLLTGIGNTPPGYGHEYAAEHYYDSWLALTEPTGWSTEEIARLQQFFKNRSHR from the coding sequence ATGATAAAACGCTACTTTTCTACAACGGGATTACTGATTGGTACGCTTTTTTTTGCTCTTTCTTTGTCTCCCACACTTATTCCCCGGCCTGATACTGTTCAGGGCATTATTTCCGGGCTGGCACTCGCTTCAGGATATGGGGTTGGTGTTTTTAGCATCTGGATATTGAAATATTTTGAACTGCCTCAGCCCAAAGAAAAATCTCAGAGAATTTTACAAATCGCAGCAGGTTCATTTTTCCTCCTGATAACTGTGATCTCACTTTGGAGAACAACGATTTGGCAAAACTCACTGCGCCAGCTAATGGGTATGGAAGCTGACGCGTTCGTGCAGCCGGTTGTGGTAGGGTTAATCGCAATTGTTGTCTTTCTCGCTGTTCTTCTTATTGGCCGCCTTTTTCTAATAACGAAACGGTTTCTGGCTAACAAGATGGAGAATTATGTTCCACCGCGAGTCTCTTTTGTATTCGGACTCATAATAACGTTTATCCTTTTTTGGCTCATTATAAACGGTGTTCTTTTTTCACAATTGGTTCGTATGGCCGACTCAACCTACCAGCAGGTGGATGCGTTAGTTGAACCGGACCATGAAAAACCAATTAATCCGATGAAAACAGGCAGTGCAGAATCCATTTTATCCTGGGATGAAATGGGCCGACAAGGCCGGCGATTTCTTACTGAAGGCCCATCTGCCTCTGATATCCAGAACTTTACAGACAGCACAACGATGGATCCCATACGAGTTTACGTGGGAATGCATGCATCCGAAGATTTTAATGAACGGGCTGATATGGCGCTGCAGGAGATGATCCGCCAAGGTGCATTTGATCGATCAATACTGATTTTGATTACCCCATCAGGTACCGGCTGGGTTGATCCCGGTGCAATTGAAACAGTTGAATATCTGCACAAAGGGAATATCGCTAGTGTTGCAGCACAGTACTCCTATCTGCCGAGCCCGCTGTCTCTTATCGCCGAAGAAGATTATGGTTCGGAAATGGCCCGGGCTCTCTTTCAAAAAGTGTACGGTTACTGGTCTTCCTTGCCGGAAAGCTCCAGACCTGAGCTTTATCTGCATGGCCTCAGCCTCGGAGCCCTGAATTCTGATCACTCCTTTGACCTTTATGATATCATTTCAGATCCGTTTCACGGAGTGCTTTGGGTGGGACCGCCCTTCAGAAAAACTACCTGGCGAACTATTACTGAAAACAGAAATGAAGGTTCACCGGCCTGGCTGCCAGAATTTCGCGACGGTTCGGTTGTTCGTTTTGCAAACCAGAATGGTGGGCTTGAATCCGGTGATGCAGAGTGGGCGTCATTCAGAATTGCTTATTTACAATATGCCAGCGACCCAATTACCTTTTTTGACACATCCATTTTCACACACGAACCGGACTGGATGAAATCACCACGCGGACCTGACGTATCGCTCTACCTTCGCTGGTACCCCATAGTAACGGGACTACAAGTAGCCGCTGATCTTCTTACGGGAATAGGAAATACACCTCCAGGTTACGGTCATGAATATGCGGCCGAACATTACTATGACTCCTGGCTGGCTCTTACAGAACCGACAGGTTGGAGTACTGAGGAAATTGCACGACTTCAGCAGTTTTTCAAAAACAGGTCACATCGTTAA
- a CDS encoding LPXTG cell wall anchor domain-containing protein yields the protein MKVFGIVLLLSGILFTLYTGLGETAVDTPTTSWGPWIGVLVFLTGGFFYFRARNEE from the coding sequence ATGAAAGTATTTGGAATTGTACTACTGCTATCGGGGATTTTATTTACCCTTTATACAGGTCTTGGAGAAACGGCTGTTGATACACCGACAACAAGCTGGGGGCCGTGGATTGGGGTGTTGGTCTTTTTGACCGGGGGTTTTTTCTACTTCAGAGCCAGAAATGAAGAGTAA
- a CDS encoding DUF302 domain-containing protein, translating into MSYYISTTFDGSFDEAIEKATAELKKEGFGILTEIDVKDTLKKKLDVDFKKYRILGACNPNMAHKALTAEDKIGTMLPCNVIVEEHEDGSVEISAVDPLASMQVVDNDNLQGIAGEVKEMLTKVIQSI; encoded by the coding sequence ATGAGCTACTATATATCCACCACGTTCGACGGTTCATTCGATGAAGCTATCGAAAAAGCTACCGCGGAATTGAAAAAAGAGGGGTTTGGAATTCTTACTGAAATCGATGTGAAAGATACGCTTAAGAAAAAACTGGATGTCGATTTTAAGAAATACAGAATCCTGGGTGCCTGCAATCCAAATATGGCACACAAAGCCTTAACTGCAGAAGATAAAATCGGAACTATGCTTCCATGCAACGTGATTGTAGAAGAACATGAGGATGGATCCGTTGAAATATCTGCGGTTGACCCGCTCGCGTCGATGCAGGTGGTTGACAATGACAACCTCCAGGGTATTGCCGGAGAAGTCAAAGAAATGCTCACAAAAGTTATTCAATCGATATGA
- a CDS encoding DUF411 domain-containing protein, which produces MKNKLFYSVIALIVLASAVFWGYMFQSTEAEQPESETPDYFDGSFELTMYHAEGCECCVEWAKYLENNGVDVTSELVEDLHEMKREKGVPGQLSSCHTAIADGYVIEGHVPIEDIRQLLAERPAVIGVSVPGMPPNSPGMDQPVENTYQSVIFDKENMYIYNTHN; this is translated from the coding sequence ATGAAAAATAAGCTGTTTTATTCTGTCATCGCCCTGATTGTATTGGCATCCGCTGTATTCTGGGGCTATATGTTTCAATCAACCGAAGCAGAACAACCCGAATCGGAAACACCTGATTACTTCGACGGATCTTTTGAGCTGACGATGTATCATGCAGAAGGTTGTGAATGTTGCGTTGAATGGGCAAAATACCTTGAAAACAATGGTGTAGATGTGACTTCTGAATTGGTGGAAGATTTACATGAAATGAAACGTGAAAAAGGAGTACCCGGACAGCTCAGCTCCTGTCACACAGCCATTGCTGATGGATATGTAATCGAAGGGCATGTTCCCATTGAAGATATCCGTCAATTGCTTGCTGAACGTCCGGCTGTGATCGGTGTTTCCGTTCCGGGAATGCCACCCAACTCACCCGGAATGGACCAACCTGTAGAAAACACGTATCAATCAGTGATCTTTGACAAAGAGAATATGTACATATACAATACTCATAACTGA
- a CDS encoding MBL fold metallo-hydrolase RNA specificity domain-containing protein encodes MNMDESIQIHFLGASGTVTGSKYLIELPQKKILVDCGLFQGVKKLRGLNWQQLPVNAEEIDIVLITHGHLDHTGYLPRLVNMGFSGEIWGTAPTLDIAEIILRDSAKIQEEDAERSNKEGFTKHHPALPLYNTLDVEKTLPLFREKPEGEWLIIDNEIKVRFQYNGHILGACYIELELKNKRMVFSGDVGRIKDPLLNDPKKPEQADILFLESTYGDRLHPKEDVLDKLERVIHDTVQKNGTLIIPSFAVERAQLLMYLILQLHQQKKLPASLPVILDSPMGANALSIFNKYHKWHKLSEEECQKMIDRVHIVKSYAETWEIIDNPKPKIVIAGSGMVTGGRVLSYLKIYLSREETTVLLAGFQAEGTRGRQLLEGADEIKFFGKYYPVKASIDILDGLSAHADREELIDWTSNLSKSPDHLFLVHGEPQALDSFRVKLKDTKGWMAEIPELYEIRKIKY; translated from the coding sequence ATGAATATGGATGAGTCTATTCAAATACACTTTCTTGGTGCATCGGGAACCGTAACCGGTTCCAAATATTTAATTGAGCTTCCTCAGAAAAAAATCCTGGTCGATTGCGGACTCTTTCAGGGAGTTAAAAAGCTCAGGGGACTAAACTGGCAACAGTTACCGGTCAATGCAGAAGAGATTGATATCGTTTTGATCACTCACGGGCACCTGGATCATACAGGTTATTTGCCCAGGCTCGTAAATATGGGATTCAGCGGTGAAATATGGGGAACAGCACCCACTTTGGATATTGCTGAAATCATTCTGCGCGACAGTGCCAAAATTCAGGAAGAAGATGCCGAGCGATCCAATAAAGAAGGTTTTACTAAGCACCATCCCGCCCTGCCACTCTACAATACACTTGACGTTGAAAAAACACTCCCTCTGTTTCGGGAAAAACCGGAAGGTGAGTGGCTGATAATCGACAATGAGATAAAAGTTCGATTTCAATACAATGGCCACATTTTGGGTGCCTGTTACATTGAACTTGAATTAAAAAACAAACGAATGGTCTTTTCAGGCGATGTTGGACGAATCAAAGATCCGCTCCTCAACGATCCTAAAAAACCGGAGCAGGCTGATATTCTGTTCCTCGAAAGCACGTATGGAGACCGGCTGCATCCAAAAGAGGATGTTCTGGACAAACTGGAACGGGTGATCCACGATACCGTTCAAAAAAATGGGACTTTAATTATCCCAAGCTTTGCTGTTGAGCGCGCTCAGCTTTTGATGTATTTAATACTGCAACTTCATCAGCAGAAAAAGTTGCCGGCTTCACTCCCTGTGATTCTCGACAGCCCTATGGGTGCGAATGCTCTTTCCATCTTTAATAAATATCATAAATGGCACAAGTTGAGTGAAGAGGAGTGCCAGAAAATGATCGACCGTGTTCATATTGTAAAGTCTTATGCAGAAACGTGGGAAATTATCGACAACCCAAAACCAAAGATTGTTATAGCCGGAAGCGGAATGGTAACCGGCGGGCGGGTTCTCAGTTACCTGAAAATCTATCTTTCACGTGAAGAGACTACAGTACTGCTTGCCGGATTTCAGGCAGAAGGAACCCGGGGACGTCAGCTTTTGGAAGGGGCCGATGAAATCAAATTCTTTGGAAAATATTATCCGGTTAAAGCAAGTATAGACATATTAGACGGACTCTCTGCCCACGCAGATAGAGAAGAGCTGATCGATTGGACTTCGAACTTAAGTAAATCGCCCGATCACCTTTTTTTAGTTCATGGAGAACCACAGGCACTGGATTCATTTCGGGTAAAATTAAAGGACACGAAGGGATGGATGGCAGAAATCCCTGAGCTATACGAAATCCGAAAAATTAAATATTGA
- a CDS encoding CDGSH iron-sulfur domain-containing protein — translation MEKKILNYENDEIRVNYDIKRCIHAAECVKGLPNVFDPDKKPWINPDNASAKEIANVIERCPTGALHYEMKKSEQREKPSSKNRIKLNANGPVYFFGDLEVQDHEGNTVLKDTRFALCRCGSSDNKPACDNSHEKIEWKADANANKEKMPPIEDVEHDKLLIKLMKNGPAILDGNYTMESSELGEHTSDKGVALCRCGGSSTKPFCDGTHKEIGFEG, via the coding sequence ATGGAAAAGAAAATTCTCAACTACGAAAATGATGAGATCAGGGTAAACTACGATATTAAGCGGTGCATCCACGCGGCAGAATGTGTTAAGGGGTTACCGAATGTTTTTGATCCTGATAAAAAACCGTGGATTAATCCTGATAACGCCTCAGCCAAAGAGATTGCCAATGTCATAGAAAGATGCCCGACCGGTGCACTTCACTACGAAATGAAGAAATCTGAACAACGCGAAAAACCCTCCTCCAAAAACAGGATCAAACTCAATGCAAACGGCCCGGTCTATTTCTTCGGTGATCTTGAAGTTCAGGATCATGAAGGAAATACCGTTCTGAAGGATACCCGGTTTGCGCTCTGCCGATGCGGCTCATCAGACAATAAACCTGCCTGTGATAACTCCCACGAAAAGATAGAGTGGAAAGCGGATGCAAATGCCAATAAGGAAAAAATGCCGCCTATCGAAGACGTGGAGCACGATAAACTGCTCATCAAGCTAATGAAAAACGGTCCGGCGATACTGGATGGGAACTATACAATGGAATCCTCCGAATTAGGCGAACACACCTCCGACAAGGGTGTGGCGTTGTGCCGCTGTGGGGGATCGTCCACCAAACCATTCTGCGACGGGACCCACAAAGAGATTGGGTTTGAGGGGTGA